Proteins from a single region of Mucilaginibacter daejeonensis:
- a CDS encoding S41 family peptidase: MKKFLPFLFLFAGVFASCKKDKNNGEADNGKTLQLLKDSLYAYAQEEYLWYDALPSASTFNTARFTGSSDLDALQNEIDALSQIKINPTTNKPYEYNASYPNTSKYSYIDGGQAATAIGGTGGDLGFALKYVSTDDLRIRYVYPNSSAATQGLARGYRVTAVNDGSVTLTTNTSTDPAIVRINQALSSNSIKLTLQRPDNSVFTATVSKTTYTVNPVIKATTITTAGGTKVGYFAFSRFTVLDNARASIDAAFNKFASDGITELVIDLRYNGGGAIETAQYIDNYLVPSAKNGSLMFVEAFNDRLQKGDHPLLSKKYKINAGDFSIAKNTYNFSKKGSLNLNRVFFLITGSTASASELTINNIKPALSGGVQIIGATSYGKPVGFFGIPLGTKSEYDLYLSEIESRNSEGKADFYQGMIPGTYAPGTTATDDLTHDFGDPLETMLAAALNFIDKGSYPIKTSASLNSNNDAASLRNANELLDTKQQFNGAIHERDLKLLRP, translated from the coding sequence ATGAAGAAGTTCTTACCGTTCCTGTTCCTGTTCGCGGGTGTTTTTGCGTCGTGTAAAAAAGATAAGAATAATGGTGAGGCTGATAACGGAAAGACCTTACAGTTACTGAAGGACTCCCTTTACGCCTACGCCCAGGAAGAATACTTGTGGTATGATGCATTGCCAAGCGCCAGCACTTTCAATACGGCCCGGTTCACCGGCAGCTCTGATCTTGATGCTTTGCAGAACGAGATCGATGCACTTTCGCAGATCAAGATCAACCCGACCACCAACAAGCCATACGAGTATAACGCCAGCTATCCAAATACTTCAAAGTATTCATACATCGATGGCGGCCAGGCGGCCACAGCCATTGGCGGTACCGGCGGCGACCTGGGTTTTGCTTTAAAATACGTAAGTACCGATGACCTGCGCATTCGTTATGTGTATCCTAACTCATCGGCTGCGACACAGGGTTTGGCCCGTGGCTATCGTGTAACAGCTGTTAATGATGGTTCAGTTACGCTTACCACCAACACCAGCACCGATCCGGCTATCGTACGTATTAATCAGGCGTTGAGCAGCAACTCCATCAAATTGACCCTGCAACGTCCGGATAACTCGGTATTTACGGCTACCGTGAGCAAGACCACCTACACCGTTAACCCGGTGATCAAGGCTACCACGATCACCACTGCGGGTGGTACTAAGGTCGGTTACTTTGCCTTTAGCCGTTTCACCGTTTTGGATAACGCCAGGGCGTCGATCGATGCGGCATTTAACAAATTCGCTTCGGATGGCATTACCGAATTGGTGATCGATCTGCGCTATAACGGCGGCGGCGCTATCGAGACCGCACAATACATTGACAATTATTTGGTGCCAAGCGCCAAGAACGGCTCGCTGATGTTCGTTGAGGCGTTCAATGATAGGCTACAAAAAGGCGACCACCCGCTGCTATCAAAAAAATACAAGATCAATGCAGGTGATTTCAGCATAGCCAAGAACACTTATAACTTTAGCAAGAAAGGTTCATTGAACCTCAACCGCGTGTTTTTCCTGATCACCGGCAGCACCGCCTCGGCCAGTGAGCTTACGATCAATAACATCAAACCAGCGCTTTCGGGTGGTGTGCAGATCATTGGCGCTACCAGCTACGGTAAACCGGTAGGCTTTTTCGGCATCCCGCTGGGTACTAAGTCGGAGTATGATCTTTATTTGTCTGAGATCGAGAGCCGCAACTCAGAAGGTAAGGCCGATTTTTATCAGGGCATGATCCCGGGCACTTATGCGCCGGGCACTACCGCCACCGATGACCTTACCCACGACTTTGGCGATCCGCTGGAGACCATGCTGGCCGCCGCGCTGAATTTTATAGACAAGGGCAGCTACCCGATCAAGACCTCAGCATCACTTAACAGCAATAACGATGCTGCAAGCCTGCGTAACGCTAACGAATTACTGGATACCAAGCAGCAGTTCAATGGCGCGATCCACGAACGTGATCTTAAATTATTAAGGCCATAA
- a CDS encoding HAD family hydrolase produces the protein MISYSNIDPRKQAFIFELDNVLFPEKEYLYQVYYLFAGYLEYTELLDAKVLVNLMVATHEEQGAAKVFDVLQERFKIDEKYRENFEHLHTTAQIPLRIMLYPEMLTLLQDIVVDRKQIFIVTNGAPKTQLNKIKHTDWQGLEAYLTCYFANELVPKPEPDMIHLLLEKHQFQRRDVVMIGHTETDQLCAEACGIDLIKI, from the coding sequence ATGATCAGCTATAGTAACATCGACCCCCGTAAGCAGGCTTTTATATTTGAGCTGGATAATGTGCTTTTCCCTGAAAAGGAGTACCTGTACCAGGTGTACTACCTCTTTGCCGGTTATTTAGAATATACCGAACTGCTTGACGCCAAGGTGTTGGTGAACCTGATGGTGGCCACACATGAGGAGCAGGGTGCCGCTAAGGTTTTTGATGTGTTGCAGGAGCGCTTCAAGATAGACGAGAAATATCGCGAAAACTTTGAGCATTTGCACACCACCGCACAGATCCCGTTGCGCATCATGCTGTACCCCGAGATGCTGACGCTGCTGCAAGATATCGTGGTGGACCGCAAACAGATCTTCATCGTGACCAACGGTGCCCCCAAAACACAGCTCAACAAGATCAAACATACCGACTGGCAAGGCCTGGAGGCTTATTTGACCTGCTACTTTGCCAACGAACTGGTACCTAAGCCAGAGCCAGATATGATCCATTTACTGTTGGAAAAACATCAGTTTCAACGACGTGATGTGGTCATGATCGGACACACCGAGACCGACCAGCTTTGTGCCGAAGCATGTGGCATAGACCTGATCAAAATATAA
- a CDS encoding ABC transporter ATP-binding protein gives MLKALGIQKTYGSLQILKGVDLEVAQGEIVTIVGASGAGKSSLLNIIGTLDKPDAGQLYLKGQEISKLNNKQLSQVRNKQIGFIFQFHHLLAEFNAIENVCIPAFIAGVSKADAQKRAAALLSKLGLSSRAYHKPNQLSGGEQQRVAVARALINEPAIVLADEPSGNLDSANARDLHQLFIDLRNEFDQSFIIVTHNEDLADLSDRKVMMKDGLIVQ, from the coding sequence ATGCTTAAAGCGTTGGGTATCCAAAAAACTTATGGGTCGTTACAAATACTCAAGGGCGTTGACCTTGAGGTAGCGCAGGGCGAGATCGTGACCATTGTGGGCGCATCGGGCGCCGGTAAAAGCTCGCTGCTCAACATTATTGGCACGTTAGACAAGCCCGATGCTGGTCAGCTCTATTTAAAAGGACAGGAGATCAGCAAGCTTAACAACAAGCAGCTGAGCCAGGTGCGCAATAAGCAGATCGGTTTCATTTTCCAGTTCCACCATTTGCTGGCCGAATTCAACGCCATCGAGAACGTGTGTATACCCGCCTTTATAGCCGGTGTGAGCAAGGCCGATGCGCAAAAGCGTGCAGCAGCATTGTTAAGTAAGCTTGGCCTCAGCAGCCGGGCCTATCATAAGCCCAACCAGCTTTCAGGAGGCGAGCAGCAGCGCGTGGCCGTGGCCCGTGCGCTGATCAATGAGCCGGCCATCGTACTGGCCGATGAGCCTTCAGGAAACCTTGACTCGGCCAACGCCCGGGATCTGCACCAGTTGTTCATCGATCTTCGTAATGAGTTCGATCAAAGCTTCATCATCGTTACCCACAACGAGGACCTGGCCGACCTGAGCGACCGCAAGGTGATGATGAAAGATGGATTAATAGTTCAGTAG
- a CDS encoding YceI family protein yields the protein MATNKWVMDPMHSEVQFKVKHLVISTVTGSFRKFEGTVTSENDDFQGADIQFSLDVDSIDTTQEARDQHLKGEDFFNSAAHPNISFKSTSFTKVSGDDYKLTGDLTVKGVTKPVTLDVEFGGSATDFYGNTKAGFEIAGKISRKEFGLTWDGVTEAGSIVVGDEVKLIINAQFAKEA from the coding sequence ATGGCAACTAATAAATGGGTAATGGACCCAATGCACTCAGAGGTACAATTCAAGGTTAAACACCTGGTGATATCTACCGTTACTGGCTCGTTCCGTAAATTTGAAGGAACCGTGACCAGTGAGAATGATGATTTTCAAGGCGCCGACATTCAATTCTCATTGGATGTGGACAGCATTGACACCACTCAAGAGGCTCGCGACCAACATTTGAAAGGCGAAGATTTCTTTAACTCTGCCGCTCACCCGAACATCAGCTTCAAGTCTACCTCGTTCACCAAAGTAAGTGGCGACGACTACAAACTGACCGGCGACCTGACCGTTAAAGGTGTGACCAAACCAGTTACCCTGGATGTTGAATTTGGTGGATCAGCTACCGATTTTTACGGCAACACCAAAGCCGGATTTGAGATCGCTGGCAAGATCAGCCGTAAAGAATTTGGCCTGACCTGGGACGGCGTTACCGAAGCCGGCTCGATCGTGGTTGGCGACGAGGTGAAACTGATCATTAACGCTCAATTCGCTAAAGAGGCGTAA
- a CDS encoding L-threonylcarbamoyladenylate synthase has translation MLIRIYPENPNPKAIEQVVQVLRRGGIIIYPTDTVYGLGCDITNHRAIEAVARIRNIKPEKANFSFICHDLSNLADYTKPIDNAVFRVLKKALPGPFTFILNASGLVPKLLSSNKKTVGIRVPDNNVAREIVRQLGNPILSTSIRDDDDIIEYSTDPELIHEKYQDLVDIVIDGGYGGNVASTVVDVTSGDFEVIREGKGDLDAYL, from the coding sequence ATGCTGATCAGAATATATCCCGAAAATCCAAATCCTAAGGCCATAGAACAGGTGGTGCAGGTTTTACGCCGCGGCGGGATCATCATCTACCCTACTGATACCGTTTATGGTCTCGGTTGCGATATCACTAACCACCGCGCCATTGAGGCGGTGGCCCGCATTCGTAACATCAAGCCTGAGAAAGCTAACTTTTCGTTCATTTGCCATGACCTGAGCAACCTGGCCGATTATACCAAACCGATCGATAATGCCGTGTTCAGGGTATTGAAAAAGGCTCTCCCTGGTCCTTTCACGTTCATCCTGAATGCCAGCGGACTGGTTCCGAAGCTATTGAGCTCCAACAAGAAGACGGTGGGTATACGTGTGCCTGATAACAATGTAGCGCGCGAGATCGTGAGGCAACTGGGCAATCCTATACTGTCCACTTCCATCCGCGATGATGATGATATTATTGAGTACTCCACCGACCCTGAGCTGATACACGAGAAATATCAGGACCTCGTGGATATTGTGATCGATGGCGGATACGGCGGCAACGTGGCTTCTACAGTGGTGGATGTCACCTCAGGCGACTTCGAGGTGATACGGGAAGGCAAGGGCGACCTGGATGCTTATTTATAG
- the trpA gene encoding tryptophan synthase subunit alpha gives MNRLNQLFATKKNNLLSVYFTAGYPELNTTLDIAEALEKAGVDFLEIGFPYSDPVADGPTIQNSSQKALDNGMTLKLLFEQLADLRKRVSIPVLLMGYANPMVQYGVENFCAKAAEVGVDGVIVPDLPMYEYETLYKDCFAKHNISNIFLVTPQTAEARIRKIDELSNSFIYLLSSASITGRSLEINDSVETYFQRIKDMQLNNPVVIGFGIGNKAAFDKATSYANGAIVGSAFVKFLGEENYLERIGEFVKGVRE, from the coding sequence ATGAACCGCCTTAACCAACTGTTCGCTACTAAAAAGAACAACTTGCTATCGGTATATTTTACTGCCGGCTATCCTGAACTGAATACTACTTTAGATATCGCTGAAGCCTTGGAAAAGGCCGGTGTGGATTTTTTAGAGATCGGTTTCCCGTACTCTGATCCGGTAGCCGACGGACCTACCATCCAAAACAGCTCGCAAAAAGCGCTGGATAATGGCATGACGCTCAAGTTGCTGTTCGAACAACTGGCTGATCTGCGTAAGCGAGTGAGCATCCCGGTGCTGCTGATGGGCTATGCCAACCCAATGGTACAGTACGGCGTAGAGAACTTTTGTGCCAAGGCAGCCGAGGTGGGGGTAGATGGTGTGATCGTGCCCGACCTGCCCATGTATGAGTACGAGACCCTTTATAAGGACTGCTTTGCCAAACACAACATCAGCAACATCTTCCTGGTGACGCCGCAAACCGCCGAGGCACGCATTCGCAAGATCGATGAGTTGAGCAACAGCTTCATCTACCTGCTATCATCAGCATCGATCACCGGCCGCAGCCTGGAGATCAATGATTCGGTGGAGACCTATTTTCAACGCATCAAGGACATGCAGTTGAACAACCCTGTGGTGATCGGCTTCGGTATTGGCAATAAAGCGGCTTTTGATAAAGCTACCTCATATGCTAACGGTGCCATCGTAGGCAGTGCCTTCGTGAAGTTTTTAGGCGAAGAGAACTATTTAGAGCGGATAGGTGAGTTCGTCAAAGGCGTAAGAGAATAA